TTTAGTTACCTATTGGATAatgggaagaggagaagggaggcAGCCAAGTGACTTTCAAATTGGGTGACTATGTAGATTACAGTTCACCAAGATAAGAAACTGAGGATGTTATGCTAATGAATATAGGCCAAGAGCAAAGAAGTAGGAAATAGGGAGAGATGGGAGATAAAGGGGATGACAGATGGAGCAATCTGCATTCTTTTCTCCCCTACAAGGTATGGAGAGTCAGAGATCCAGTGCAAAGGTGGAGTGCTCACAGACTGCAATGAGTCAATTGTCACACCACTGTAAGCTTTCCTGAGTGGTAGGAAGGTTTCAGCAATACTGGTATTTATGTTCTGCAATTTGTCTAAGTAATAcaataagaaatgaaatcttTCTTCCGTTATACTGACTAGTATCACATTCCTTAAACCTAAATGTAGTCACTTATTTTAATTGAGACACTCCTGAAGGCAAATACCAACCAGAACTggtttttaaaacatgcattGGAAAGTTATGTTACTTAGACAAAAGGTGAGAAAAACCCATACTGTTTTTTGATATGTGATACATGGAAGGCAATAGGAAAGCATTAAAACAATTCAATATAATGCTCAGGTGATTCTATATATTTTGGTGAGTGAAGAATGCAGTCTATTGATGTCTAAAGTAGAGCTCAGAGGTGATACTTAACctataatttactttaaaagtctaatgtacccacaaaaattaaaaataaaaaagattaaaaagcctaaaagcacaaaaaataggAAAGCAATGAAAAGCTTTTATGAAAATGTGTCTCATCTCATTCTCCCGTTTTCTCTCAAGGTGAACTCTTTGACTgcatgaattattattattttctactgTTATTACTAATAACATGTAATTCCTGACACAATGTAGGCACTCAAGAatttctgaatgaataaatataactcaggtttttttctgaaaaggatTTAAGAACGTAAAATGATTTGAGAAAGCTGGCATCACTTGAGGAATATCTTAGCAAGAAGACTTTGGTAGGCATGACTGATATCCTAAAATACCTGGACAACTGGCTTTTGAAAGAAGGATTTGATGTATTCTATGTTGCACCAGAAGGTAGAATTAGAACTAGTGGTATGAAGTTATTGGAGGCAAAGTAGATTAAATATACTCAAAAACTTTCTAGGAATTAATATTTCCCCCAGACGGCAGTTTTCCTTCTAATGTAAGAAGCGCCCCCATCAAAAAGTGTTAAAGTAGAGGCAGGATGAGAAAGGGTTTTTATTTAGGTAGGAGATGGGTTAAGTGCCCATGAGATTCTTCCAAATTTTTGTCATAATGCTATGATTCTTTTCCTTCTAAATTTATTGAATGATACTGAGTAATCCTGCAATGTCAAGTCTAATTAAtaatatttggattttattctgaaatatttaggAAGAATTGCTACTGCTTTTCAATGGTTTTAAATGGCCTTATCTCAAACCTAAGTGGTCTACGAAAGCTGTGTATTGTCTATACAACAGCTTTGCTTCTGTGTTGGGTACTGCCATAAAGAATTGTTGGCTGTCAGGTGTGGATGGAGATTTGAAGGTTTTCTTATCTAGCCACCCATCCAATGATTGAATCCTTACGATAATGTCCTATGTGACAATCTAGTTCAAGTTTGAACACTTGCCATGTCTTCAAACTTATTATCTTCTAAACAAGCTCATCCCCACATCTGTAGGCTTCCAGCTTTGTGTTCAGTCTAAAGACAGTATCTGTCTCCTTATATAAACCAGTTTTAATGCCTTGACAATAACCACTCGATTGCACTGTAGACTCTTAAAGACAAAATCAAGAGAATCTATGTAATTTTTTCAGTTAGCCTAGCTAATTAAAACATACAAATGCAATATAATGAGAAATGTAGCTGGTTAATAATTTACCCCGAGCTCTATGTTGTACGTTTTTGATTTGGAAAATTGCCTTTTCATATTAAGAAGTTCGTTCTaggccggctgtggtggctcacccctgtaatcccagcactttgggaggctgaggcgggcagatcacgggatcaggagatcgagacaatcctggctaatatggtgaaaccctgtttctactaaaaatacaaaaaaaattagctgggcatggtggcggttgcctgaagtcccagctactccgaaggctgaggcaggagaatggcgtgaacctgggaggcggagcttgcagtgagcccagatagcgccactgcactccagcctgggcgacagagcgagactccttctcaaacacaaaataaaaaataagttagttCTAAAATTTCTCTCTGGTTAAAATTACTCTATCTGTTACATTATTTAAATCAAGTTTAACATCTGTTCTGTAGGAAACTCCTGTGAATGCTAAGCTGGTAAGAATCATTATCCAAAAGTGTTAAGTGCACATCTAATTGTCAGTGACATTTTTCAGTGCTGAGTTGACATTTGAAGAAATATACATGCTTAAAAGAGAATAAGATTGTGTTGCTAAGGGAAAATAAATATCCTAAAACATTTATGTGGAGGCTTTATACAGTTATTCTacaaaatttccatttaaaaaaaaaaaatgtgagtgaCTGCTTTTCCTTACCTGTGATAGAGCTTCAGTACTATGCAAATAAAATggtctggaaaaaataaaaactggcaaAACATAGTCATGTCTAGCCATTTCAGCAATCCTCATGGCTTCTCTCACCCGATAGTGAACAAATTTCAAAGCATTTAAGCTTGACTTCAGTATTTTATCCAAATATATTGAAGGATAAAGCGCTGCGCTTTTCTCCCACAGCCACAGGAGTTGGTCATTGCGGAGAATTTCATCATTCGGACAATTACCTGTGTACGTCTCTGGATTTATTCTGTAATCATAATTGTAGCAGTCTGGGTAGAGATAAAAGCCCCATAAACATTTTGGTCTCATTTCTAAAGCCAATGTGAGAGTCACGTTCATGAAATTTTTTCCAGCATTTTCAAATTCCTCTCGGGCAACTGtttccactttcatttctgaCCAATAAGGATGATGGTTTCTAGTGAAGGCTAAAGAGTGGTTGTTATATATTATTCGGCTGCCCCGATTTCTATCCCATTGGGGTTTCCAACTTTCCCAGTCAATAACAACAAGTCCTTCTGATCTCCACCAAGGGACTGCTTCTCCGATGTCATCAGCAGCTTTCCTAAGATGTTCAGAAAGGCTCACGTTCTGCGGTATTCCTCCATTAAAGGATTTTCCATCTTGAGAGAAGTAAGGGTAATACCCTAATTCGTTTGGATAAATTATGGCAATTTTTGACCCACTCTGAGTCTCTAAAGGATTTGATATAATGTTAAATACTTGAAGATTCATATTCACGTTGAAGAAAGGCATACAGTACATTGTTGGGGCTGCCCAGAGAATGCTGAAAGGCTGGCTGTCGATCACCGGAGGCATTGCTGGTTTGAGGGCTGCCTGAGTTAACAGGATGAAGAGTGGCAGCACTCCTAACCAGCCACCCATGGGTTACACATGGCTTGAGGTTTTCAGCATTACAGCAGTCtccttaaaaataataagcaaaatatcATACATAATGGAGTCAAATGTCCCTTAAGTTTTGTGGTATACAGTGAAtagaccaaatattttaaaatatctttcaggTTTTATTAACATCTAGGCCAATATAGATATTATAGTCTATATATGGATATTATAGGCCAATGTAGTTTCATCGCAACAAGGGAGGATGagtggggcttttttttttttttcacttgaaatgtgaaaaaaaatctagtcaataaaaactataaaaagtttCACACATTCGTCAGCTACGCAAACTCTAGCTGCTAGCCATTCTGGTTTTAATTTCCTACGATTCTGAGTACGCTAACCAAACC
The nucleotide sequence above comes from Macaca nemestrina isolate mMacNem1 chromosome 4, mMacNem.hap1, whole genome shotgun sequence. Encoded proteins:
- the LOC105474989 gene encoding LOW QUALITY PROTEIN: hyaluronidase-1-like (The sequence of the model RefSeq protein was modified relative to this genomic sequence to represent the inferred CDS: inserted 1 base in 1 codon), translating into MGGWLGVLPLFILLTQAALKPAMPPVIDSQPFSILWAAPTMYCMPFFNVNMNLQVFNIISNPLETQSGSKIAIIYPNELGYYPYFSQDGKSFNGGIPQNVSLSEHLRKAADDIGEAVPWWRSEGLVVIDWESWKPQWDRNRGSRIIYNNHSLAFTRNHHPYWSEMKVETVAREEFENAGKNFMNVTLTLALEMRPKCLWGFYLYPDCYNYDYRINPETYTGNCPNDEILRNDQLLWLWEKSAALYPSIYLDKILKSSLNALKFVHYRVREAMRIAEMARHDYVLPVFIFSRPFYLHSTEALSQEDLVHTIGESAALGAAGVILWGGYEYSASKENCLSMQQSIRGPLGRYAVNVTSAAKLCSQSLCNNHGRCIRKTPESSFYLHMPESSGKKYVLNKSFRFIISEHNKQKTITAMKKGFVCHCYYGWHGPSCQDHSSDLLREMNKAPTVNFNLLVFLSMAFPVILLKIFXSPYYNANFSLKY